One Setaria italica strain Yugu1 chromosome II, Setaria_italica_v2.0, whole genome shotgun sequence DNA segment encodes these proteins:
- the LOC101785452 gene encoding uncharacterized protein LOC101785452, translating to MEKERKQGFFAALKEEVVRGLSPARSRGKSPAPPRSASPARMLIPRRRKSAAPPQPPPEKVLQQYLGEQLIARSGSLRPGGEALAPLIEGPDAERLAAGDPDAEDSGRREGFGNWVRGHLTRTPSMASAAAGPGGSGASFRRSDLRLLLGVMGAPLAPIPSKLAEPLPLLSIKGTPIESSSAQYILHQYTAASGGYKLLQSVRNAYAMGKVRMVASEFETATRVVKNRGPTGRGAAAVEQGGFVLWQMAPDMWYVELAVGGSKVHAGSNGRLVWRHTPWLGAHAAKGPVRPLRRVLQGLDPLTTAGLFAEARCVGEKKVNGEDCFILKLTADPQTLKLRSEGPAEIIRHVLFGYFSQRTGLIVQIEDSHLTRIQPHAGGDAVYWETTISSALEDYRPVEGVMIAHSGRSAVTLFRFGEAAMSHTKTRMEEAWSIEEVAFNVPGLSVDCFIPPADIRSGSVGEACELPSQSHGERARAGAVHPSRVAAVERAHAHYPHSANAGAAGAGGRGEKVMWRVEV from the exons atggagaaggagaggaagcaGGGGTTCTTCGCGGCGCtgaaggaggaggtggtgcgggggctgtcgccggcgaggtcgagggggaagtcccctgcgccgccgcggagcgcgTCGCCGGCCAGGATGCTGATCCCGCGGCGGCGCaagtcggcggcgccgccgcagccgccgccggagaaggtGCTGCAGCAGTACCTCGGGGAGCAGCTCATCGCGCGCTCCGGCAGCCTGCGGCCCGGCGGGGAGGCGCTGGCGCCGCTCATCGAGGGGCCCGACGCCGAGCGCCTCGCCGCTGGCGACCCCGACGCCGAGGACTCCGGCCGCCGGGAGGGGTTCGGGAACTGGGTGCGCGGCCACCTTACCCGCACGCCGTCCATGGcatccgctgccgccggccccggcggaTCGGGCGCCTCCTTCCGCCGGTccgacctccgcctcctcctcggcgtcaTGGGCGCGCCGCTCGCGCCCATCCCGTCCAAGCTGGCTGAGCCGCTGCCCCTCCTCTCCATCAAGGGAACCCCCATT gagtcgTCGTCCGCGCAGTACATCCTGCACCAGTacacggcggcgtcgggcggctACAAGCTGCTGCAGTCGGTGCGAAACGCGTACGCCATGGGCAAGGTGCGGATGGTGGCGTCCGAGTTCGAGACGGCGACGCGCGTCGTCAAGAACCGCGGGCccaccggccgcggcgccgcagcCGTCGAGCAGGGCGGCTTCGTGCTCTGGCAGATGGCCCCCGACATGTGGTACGTCgagctcgccgtcggcggcagCAAGGTCCACGCCGGCTCCAACGGCCGCCTCGTCTGGCGCCACACCCCATGGCTCGGCGCCCACGCCGCCAAGGGCCCCGTCCGCCCCCTTCGCCGCGTCCTCCAG GGCCTCGATCCGCTGACCACGGCGGGGCTGTTCGCGGAGGCGCGGTGCGTGGGCGAGAAGAAGGTGAACGGCGAGGACTGCTTCATCCTGAAGCTGACCGCCGACCCGCAGACGCTGAAGCTCCGCAGCGAGGGCCCGGCGGAGATCATCCGCCATGTCCTATTCGGCTACTTCAGCCAGCGCACGGGCCTGATCGTGCAAATCGAGGACTCGCACCTGACCCGCATCCAGCCGCACGCTGGCGGGGACGCCGTCTACTGGGAGACCACCATCAGCTCCGCCCTGGAGGACTACCGCCCCGTGGAGGGCGTCATGATCGCGCACTCGGGCCGCTCCGCCGTCACCCTGTTCCGGTTCGGCGAGGCCGCCATGAGCCACACCAAGACGCGGATGGAGGAGGCATGGAGCATCGAGGAGGTGGCCTTCAACGTCCCCGGCCTGTCCGTCGACTGCTTCATCCCGCCCGCCGACATCCGGTCCGGCTCCGTAGGCGAGGCGTGCGAGCTGCCGTCCCAGTCCCACGGCGAGCGCGCCAGGGCCGGCGCCGTGCACCCGTCGCGCGTGGCCGCCGTGGAGCGCGCTCACGCCCACTACCCCCACAGCGCCAATGCCGGCGCTGCCggtgccggcggccgcggcgagaaGGTC